A genomic region of Azospirillum sp. TSH58 contains the following coding sequences:
- a CDS encoding PLP-dependent aspartate aminotransferase family protein — MSDHPSNRGRWSGLSTRAIHLGYEPASAQGALTPPVFMTSTYAFETVEDGAALFRGEKDGYIYGRTKNPTQAVLEARIADLEGAEAGLAVASGMAAISATLWTLLSAGDRVVIDHTLYGNSYALFTRGLTRFGIRVEVADFTDPDDLARALALRPALVYFETPANPNLRVIDIAAVSAQAHAAGALVMVDNTFATPVLQRPIEHGADLVVHSATKFLGGHGDLIAGVVVGPKAIIDRIRGNGLRYLTGATVAPLTAFLLLRGLKTLELRVERHSASAAAVAALLAAHPAVRRVDYPGLPGSPGHAVARRQMSGFGGLVSCELDGGLEAGIRFMNRLVLATRAVSLGDAETLVQHPASMTHATYSAEERARHGIGDGLIRLSIGLENLPDIREDILQALDAVTQTRRPRTPPSDEPTGA, encoded by the coding sequence ATGAGCGATCATCCGTCGAACCGCGGCCGGTGGAGCGGTCTGTCCACCCGCGCCATCCATCTCGGCTATGAGCCGGCGAGCGCGCAGGGCGCGCTGACCCCGCCGGTCTTCATGACCTCGACCTACGCCTTCGAAACGGTTGAGGACGGTGCCGCGCTGTTCCGTGGCGAGAAGGACGGCTACATCTACGGCCGCACCAAGAACCCGACCCAGGCGGTGCTGGAGGCCCGAATCGCCGACCTGGAGGGGGCGGAGGCAGGTCTGGCCGTCGCGTCGGGGATGGCGGCGATCTCCGCCACGCTGTGGACGCTGCTGTCGGCCGGCGATCGCGTGGTGATCGACCACACCCTCTACGGCAACAGCTACGCCCTGTTCACCCGCGGGCTGACCCGCTTCGGCATCCGGGTGGAGGTCGCCGACTTCACCGACCCCGACGATCTCGCCCGCGCCCTGGCCCTGCGCCCGGCGCTGGTCTATTTCGAGACGCCGGCCAACCCGAACCTGCGGGTCATCGACATCGCTGCAGTCAGCGCGCAGGCCCATGCGGCCGGCGCCCTGGTGATGGTCGACAACACCTTCGCCACCCCGGTCCTGCAACGGCCGATCGAGCATGGCGCCGATCTGGTGGTCCATTCGGCGACCAAGTTCCTCGGCGGTCACGGCGACCTGATCGCCGGCGTGGTGGTAGGACCGAAGGCGATCATCGACCGCATCCGCGGCAACGGCTTGCGCTACCTGACCGGTGCCACCGTCGCGCCGCTGACCGCCTTCTTGCTGCTGCGCGGCCTGAAGACGCTCGAACTGCGCGTGGAGCGGCACAGCGCGTCGGCCGCCGCCGTGGCCGCCCTGCTCGCCGCCCATCCCGCGGTGCGCCGTGTCGATTACCCCGGCCTGCCCGGCTCCCCCGGCCACGCCGTCGCCCGCCGCCAGATGAGCGGTTTCGGCGGGCTGGTCTCGTGCGAACTCGACGGCGGGCTGGAGGCCGGCATCCGCTTCATGAACCGGCTGGTCCTGGCCACCCGCGCGGTCAGCCTGGGCGACGCGGAGACCCTGGTGCAGCATCCGGCCAGCATGACCCACGCCACCTACAGCGCGGAGGAGCGCGCCCGCCACGGCATCGGCGACGGGCTGATCCGCCTGTCCATCGGGTTGGAGAACCTGCCGGACATCCGCGAGGACATCCTCCAGGCGCTCGACGCCGTGACCCAGACGCGCCGCCCCCGAACGCCCCCTTCCGATGAGCCGACCGGCGCCTGA
- a CDS encoding methionine ABC transporter permease, giving the protein MSPTMFDRYLRAFGETLTMVGVSVTIAIASGLTLALLLVATAPGGLYPRPRFNKGLSVVVNVFRAIPFIILLVALLPFTRLLVGTTLGIWAAIVPLSIHLIAFYTRVAQVSLNEVDHGLIEAAHAMGFRRWHIVRHVILPEALPGLIGGMTVCVIAMINASAMAGAVGAGGLGDLAIRYGYERYETQVLFEIIVILIVLVTSVQFGGEWLSRRVDHRR; this is encoded by the coding sequence ATGTCGCCGACGATGTTTGACCGCTATCTGCGCGCTTTCGGCGAGACCCTGACGATGGTCGGCGTGTCCGTCACCATCGCCATCGCCAGCGGCCTGACCCTGGCCCTGCTTCTGGTCGCCACCGCCCCCGGCGGCCTCTACCCGCGGCCGCGCTTCAACAAGGGCCTGTCGGTGGTGGTCAACGTCTTCCGGGCGATTCCCTTCATCATCCTGCTGGTGGCGTTGCTGCCCTTCACCCGGCTGCTCGTCGGCACGACGCTCGGCATCTGGGCGGCGATCGTGCCGCTCAGCATCCACCTGATCGCCTTCTACACCCGCGTCGCCCAGGTCAGCCTGAACGAGGTCGACCACGGGCTGATCGAGGCGGCCCACGCCATGGGCTTCCGCCGCTGGCACATCGTCCGCCACGTGATCCTGCCCGAGGCGCTGCCCGGCCTGATCGGCGGCATGACGGTCTGCGTGATCGCCATGATCAACGCCTCGGCCATGGCCGGCGCGGTCGGCGCCGGGGGCTTGGGCGACCTCGCCATCCGTTACGGTTACGAACGCTACGAGACCCAGGTGCTGTTCGAGATCATCGTGATCCTGATCGTGCTGGTGACGTCGGTGCAGTTCGGCGGCGAGTGGCTGTCGCGGCGGGTCGACCATCGCCGTTGA
- a CDS encoding aminotransferase → MVNSVFRGTRTSVFETMSRLAAEHGAINLGQGFPEGIEATEVIEAAGRALRDGPHQYPPTLGLPALRQAVAEANRRFWNIDADWATEVLVTSGATEALADCFFGLLEPGDEVLVFQPAYDCYGVLLRRAGAVPVPIRLEPPHWELPRQRILDAITPRTRAILLNTPMNPNGKIFSLDELGFLAGLLERHDLIAICDEVYEHLTFDGRAHVPLYTLPEAQGRCLRIGSAGKTFSVTGWKVGYVTAPAALLEPVAHAHQYLTFATPPHLQAAVAFGLGLEDSYFHGLQATLQHNRDQLADGLRELGFSVLDCGATYFLCVEIGGLDRDGDDFAFCRRLVAESGVAAVPVSSFYAERDMTSLIRLCFAKRLPLLHDALERLADWRNRGGGT, encoded by the coding sequence ATGGTGAATTCGGTGTTCCGCGGCACGCGCACGTCGGTGTTCGAGACGATGTCGCGGCTGGCTGCCGAGCATGGCGCGATCAATCTCGGGCAGGGATTCCCCGAAGGGATCGAGGCGACGGAGGTGATCGAGGCGGCGGGGCGGGCTCTGCGCGACGGTCCCCACCAGTATCCGCCGACCCTGGGCCTGCCGGCCCTGCGCCAAGCGGTGGCCGAGGCGAACCGCCGCTTCTGGAACATCGACGCCGATTGGGCCACCGAGGTGCTGGTCACCTCCGGCGCGACCGAAGCGCTGGCCGACTGCTTCTTCGGTCTGCTGGAGCCGGGCGACGAGGTGCTGGTCTTCCAGCCGGCCTATGATTGCTACGGCGTCCTGCTGCGCCGCGCCGGTGCGGTTCCGGTGCCGATCCGGCTGGAGCCGCCGCATTGGGAGCTGCCGCGCCAGCGCATCCTCGACGCCATCACGCCGCGGACGCGGGCGATCCTGCTGAACACGCCGATGAACCCGAACGGCAAGATCTTCAGCCTGGACGAGCTGGGTTTCCTGGCCGGGCTTCTGGAGCGGCACGACCTGATCGCGATCTGCGACGAGGTCTACGAGCATCTGACGTTCGACGGACGCGCCCATGTCCCGCTCTACACGCTGCCCGAAGCCCAGGGCCGCTGCCTGCGCATCGGTTCGGCGGGCAAGACCTTCTCGGTCACCGGCTGGAAGGTCGGCTACGTCACCGCGCCCGCGGCTCTGCTGGAGCCGGTCGCCCACGCCCACCAGTATCTGACCTTCGCCACGCCGCCCCATCTCCAGGCCGCGGTCGCTTTCGGGCTTGGGCTGGAGGACTCCTATTTCCACGGCCTGCAGGCGACCTTGCAGCACAATCGCGACCAACTCGCCGACGGGCTGCGTGAACTCGGCTTCAGCGTGCTCGATTGCGGCGCCACCTATTTCCTGTGTGTGGAGATCGGCGGACTCGACCGCGATGGCGATGATTTCGCCTTCTGCCGCCGTCTGGTTGCCGAATCCGGTGTCGCCGCGGTGCCGGTCAGCAGCTTCTACGCGGAGCGCGACATGACCTCGCTGATCCGCCTGTGCTTCGCCAAGCGGCTGCCGCTGCTGCATGACGCGCTGGAGCGGCTCGCCGACTGGCGGAACCGCGGCGGAGGAACCTGA
- the cysE gene encoding serine O-acetyltransferase has translation MGRIVTPARFAQTPANLGGFETDSDRERAALWARLRAEAEAAADGDPLLRSFIHIAVLSHDGFASALGAHLARKLGDWYIPAERLADITEQAHAGDPAIVAAAVADLTAIVTRDPAADGLLTPFLYFKGFHALQWHRVAHWLWAQGRRDLAHFLQSRVSEVFAVDIHPAVSIGRGVLIDHGTGVVIGETAVVGDDVSILQGVTLGGTGKEHGDRHPKVRDGVLLAAGAKVLGNIEVGRHAKVGAGSVVLKPVPPGATVAGVPARVVGWSTSGQAPAVEMDMSLPEPEYTI, from the coding sequence ATGGGCCGCATCGTCACCCCCGCCCGCTTCGCCCAGACCCCCGCCAACCTTGGTGGATTCGAGACGGACTCCGACCGGGAGCGGGCGGCCCTGTGGGCGCGTCTGCGCGCCGAGGCGGAGGCCGCGGCGGATGGCGATCCGCTGCTGCGCAGCTTCATCCACATCGCCGTGCTGTCGCACGACGGCTTCGCCTCCGCGCTCGGCGCGCATCTGGCGCGCAAGCTGGGCGACTGGTACATCCCGGCCGAGCGGCTGGCCGACATCACCGAGCAGGCCCATGCCGGCGATCCCGCCATCGTCGCGGCGGCGGTCGCCGACCTGACGGCCATCGTGACCCGCGATCCGGCCGCGGACGGCCTTCTGACGCCCTTCCTCTACTTCAAGGGTTTCCACGCGCTGCAATGGCACCGCGTCGCCCACTGGCTGTGGGCGCAGGGGCGCCGCGACCTCGCCCATTTCCTGCAAAGCCGGGTGTCGGAGGTGTTCGCGGTGGACATCCATCCCGCCGTCTCCATCGGGCGCGGCGTGCTGATCGACCATGGGACGGGGGTGGTGATCGGCGAGACCGCCGTGGTCGGCGACGACGTGTCGATCCTGCAGGGCGTCACGCTGGGCGGCACCGGCAAGGAGCACGGCGACCGCCATCCCAAGGTGCGCGACGGCGTGCTTCTGGCCGCCGGGGCCAAGGTGCTGGGCAACATCGAGGTGGGGCGCCACGCCAAGGTCGGCGCCGGCAGCGTCGTTCTGAAACCGGTGCCGCCCGGCGCGACGGTGGCCGGCGTTCCCGCCCGCGTCGTCGGCTGGTCGACCTCCGGTCAGGCCCCGGCGGTGGAGATGGACATGAGCCTGCCCGAACCCGAATACACGATCTGA
- a CDS encoding co-chaperone GroES — MPFRPLHDRVVVRRVAQEEKSKGGIIIPDTAKEKPQEAEVIAVGPGVRDDQGRVHPLDVKVGDRVVFGKWSGTEIKVQGEDLLVIKEADIVGVVEPA, encoded by the coding sequence ATGCCGTTCCGTCCGTTGCACGACCGCGTCGTCGTCCGCCGTGTGGCGCAGGAGGAGAAGTCGAAGGGCGGGATCATCATCCCCGACACCGCCAAGGAGAAGCCGCAGGAGGCCGAGGTGATCGCCGTCGGTCCCGGCGTGCGCGACGACCAGGGCCGCGTCCACCCGCTCGACGTGAAGGTCGGCGACCGCGTGGTCTTCGGCAAATGGTCGGGCACCGAGATCAAGGTGCAGGGCGAGGATCTGCTGGTCATCAAGGAAGCCGACATCGTCGGCGTGGTCGAGCCCGCCTGA
- the groL gene encoding chaperonin GroEL (60 kDa chaperone family; promotes refolding of misfolded polypeptides especially under stressful conditions; forms two stacked rings of heptamers to form a barrel-shaped 14mer; ends can be capped by GroES; misfolded proteins enter the barrel where they are refolded when GroES binds): MAAKDVKFSAEARDRILRGVDTLANAVKVTLGPKGRNVVIEKSFGAPRITKDGVSVAKEIELADRFENLGAQLVREVASKTADLAGDGTTTATVLAQAIVREGAKAVAAGLNPLDLKRGIDRAVAAVIADIRARAKTISTNDEVAQVGTISANGESAIGAIIAEAVAKVGNDGVITVEEAKSLETELNVVEGLQFDRGYLSPYFVTNAEKLVADLDNPFILIHDKKLSSLQPLLPVLEAVVQSSRPLLIIAEDVEGEALATLVVNKLRGGLKIAAVKAPGFGDRRKAILEDIAILTNGQVISEDIGVKLENVSLADLGTAKRVVIAKDETTVIDGAGGREAIDARIAQIRAQIDETTSDYDREKLQERLAKLSGGVAVIRVGGSTEVEVKERKDRVDDAVHATRAAIAEGIVPGGGVTLLYAGRAIDAVVPVNDDERVGIDIVRRALQAPVRQIAENAGADGSVIVGKLLEGNDTAFGYDAQTGTFTDLLKAGIIDPAKVVRIALQDAASVAGLLITTEALIVERPEPKSPAAPAGAGGGYDF; this comes from the coding sequence ATGGCCGCCAAGGACGTCAAGTTTTCCGCCGAGGCCCGCGACCGCATCCTGCGCGGCGTCGACACCCTCGCCAACGCCGTGAAGGTCACGCTGGGCCCCAAGGGCCGCAACGTCGTGATCGAGAAATCCTTCGGCGCCCCCCGCATCACCAAGGACGGCGTCTCGGTCGCCAAGGAGATCGAGCTGGCCGACCGGTTCGAGAATCTCGGCGCCCAGCTGGTGCGCGAGGTCGCGTCGAAGACCGCCGATCTGGCCGGCGACGGCACCACCACCGCCACCGTGCTTGCCCAGGCCATCGTCCGCGAGGGCGCCAAGGCCGTCGCCGCCGGGCTGAACCCGCTGGACCTCAAGCGCGGCATCGACCGCGCGGTCGCCGCGGTGATCGCCGACATCCGGGCGCGGGCCAAGACCATCTCCACCAACGACGAGGTGGCGCAGGTCGGCACCATCTCCGCCAACGGCGAGAGCGCCATCGGCGCGATCATCGCCGAGGCGGTGGCCAAGGTCGGCAACGACGGCGTCATCACCGTGGAGGAGGCCAAGAGCCTCGAAACCGAGCTGAACGTGGTCGAAGGGCTGCAGTTCGACCGCGGCTATCTCTCGCCCTACTTCGTCACCAACGCCGAAAAGCTGGTGGCCGATCTCGACAACCCCTTCATCCTGATCCACGACAAGAAGCTGTCCAGCCTGCAGCCGCTGCTGCCGGTTCTGGAGGCCGTCGTGCAGTCCTCCCGCCCGCTGCTGATCATCGCCGAGGACGTCGAGGGCGAGGCGCTGGCGACCCTGGTGGTCAACAAGCTGCGGGGCGGCCTGAAGATCGCGGCGGTCAAGGCGCCGGGCTTCGGCGACCGCCGCAAGGCGATCCTGGAGGACATCGCCATCCTCACCAACGGTCAGGTGATCAGCGAGGATATTGGCGTCAAGCTGGAGAACGTCTCGCTGGCCGATCTCGGCACCGCCAAGCGGGTGGTGATCGCCAAGGACGAGACGACGGTGATCGACGGCGCCGGCGGCCGCGAGGCGATCGACGCCCGCATCGCGCAGATCCGCGCCCAGATCGACGAGACCACCTCCGACTACGACCGCGAGAAGCTGCAGGAGCGTCTCGCCAAGCTGTCGGGCGGCGTCGCGGTGATCCGTGTCGGCGGCTCGACCGAGGTCGAGGTGAAGGAGCGCAAGGACCGCGTCGACGACGCCGTCCACGCCACCCGCGCCGCCATCGCCGAGGGCATCGTTCCCGGCGGCGGCGTGACCCTGCTCTACGCCGGCCGGGCCATCGACGCGGTGGTGCCGGTCAACGACGACGAGCGTGTCGGCATCGACATCGTCCGCCGCGCCTTGCAGGCCCCGGTGCGCCAGATCGCCGAGAACGCCGGCGCCGACGGGTCGGTCATCGTCGGCAAGCTGCTGGAGGGCAACGACACCGCCTTCGGCTACGACGCGCAGACCGGCACCTTCACCGACCTTCTGAAGGCCGGCATCATCGACCCGGCCAAGGTCGTGCGCATCGCCTTGCAGGACGCGGCATCGGTCGCCGGCCTGCTGATCACCACCGAGGCGCTGATCGTCGAGCGTCCGGAACCGAAGTCTCCGGCGGCACCCGCCGGGGCCGGCGGCGGTTACGATTTCTGA
- a CDS encoding family 2A encapsulin nanocompartment cargo protein cysteine desulfurase: protein MTTPDAAALTLPPPAAGFGGPESGLPDTGLDAGPGAGPDVGLIARLANQFFQALPSGPAPAVAPPSGLSAAQAPGPLPAVPQPGLAANPSFSPAPSLRPTAPAVPPATGDGGLGSILHSLGGALSLVPPLPGAATVPSTPVAGPVAGPVAGAPPRPSGAPYFLDGGRDAAAGHGATSPAAALPAAAPSAVPAAPGLLVEVGALSVQLRAEQVPDLPLPASPAFDPRAARRDFPILNQTVHGKPLIWLDNAATTQKPQAVIDRLARFYAEENSNIHRAAHALAARATDAYEEAREKARRFVGAADTSEIVFVRGATEAINLVAKAWGRQHIREGDEIVVTWLEHHANIVPWQQLCAETGARLRVVPVDEDGQIRLDEYARLLNTRTRLVSLTLVSNALGTVTPAAEMVAMARSAGAVTLVDGAQAVSHMPVNVQALGCDFFVLSGHKMFGPTGIGLLYGRREVLEGMRTWQGGGNMIADVTFEKTVYQPAPMRFEAGTGNIADAVGLGAAIDYLDRIGMPVIAAYEHSLLEYATAGLSTVPGLRLIGTAREKAGVLSFVLDGCRTEEVGRALDREGIAVRSGHHCAQPILRRFGVESTVRPSLAFYNTCEDLDALTAALHRIRHTLVRRGH, encoded by the coding sequence GGAGTCCGGCTTGCCGGACACCGGACTGGATGCCGGGCCGGGCGCCGGGCCGGATGTCGGCCTGATCGCCCGCCTCGCGAACCAGTTCTTCCAAGCCCTTCCCTCCGGCCCGGCGCCCGCCGTGGCCCCGCCGTCCGGGCTGTCGGCGGCGCAGGCGCCGGGACCGCTGCCCGCGGTGCCGCAGCCGGGTCTGGCGGCCAACCCGTCCTTCTCCCCCGCCCCCTCGCTGCGGCCCACGGCGCCCGCCGTGCCGCCGGCAACCGGTGACGGCGGGCTGGGGTCGATCCTGCATTCGCTGGGCGGCGCCCTGTCGCTGGTCCCGCCGCTGCCGGGCGCGGCCACGGTTCCCTCAACGCCGGTAGCGGGGCCGGTCGCGGGGCCGGTCGCGGGCGCTCCGCCCCGGCCCTCCGGCGCGCCCTACTTCCTCGACGGCGGGCGCGACGCGGCGGCCGGTCACGGCGCCACATCCCCCGCCGCCGCCCTGCCCGCCGCCGCCCCTTCCGCCGTTCCCGCGGCCCCCGGTCTTCTGGTGGAGGTCGGCGCCCTGTCGGTGCAGCTGCGCGCGGAACAGGTGCCGGATCTGCCGCTGCCCGCCAGCCCGGCCTTCGACCCGCGCGCCGCGCGCCGCGACTTCCCGATCCTGAACCAGACGGTGCATGGCAAGCCGCTGATCTGGCTGGACAACGCGGCCACCACGCAGAAGCCGCAGGCGGTGATCGACCGGCTCGCCCGCTTCTACGCGGAAGAGAACTCCAACATCCACCGCGCCGCCCACGCGCTGGCCGCCCGCGCCACCGACGCCTATGAGGAGGCGCGCGAGAAGGCCCGCCGCTTCGTCGGGGCCGCCGACACGAGCGAGATCGTCTTCGTCCGCGGCGCGACCGAGGCGATCAACCTCGTCGCCAAGGCGTGGGGCCGCCAGCACATCCGCGAGGGCGACGAGATCGTCGTCACCTGGCTGGAGCATCACGCCAACATCGTGCCGTGGCAGCAGCTCTGCGCCGAGACCGGGGCGCGGCTGCGGGTGGTCCCGGTGGACGAGGACGGCCAGATCCGGCTGGACGAGTACGCCCGGCTGCTGAACACGCGCACCCGTCTGGTGTCGCTCACGCTGGTGTCCAACGCGCTCGGCACGGTGACCCCGGCGGCGGAGATGGTCGCGATGGCGCGCTCCGCCGGGGCGGTCACGCTGGTGGACGGCGCGCAGGCGGTGTCGCACATGCCGGTGAACGTGCAGGCGCTGGGCTGCGACTTCTTCGTGCTGTCCGGCCACAAGATGTTCGGCCCGACCGGCATCGGCCTGCTCTACGGCCGGCGGGAGGTGCTGGAGGGCATGCGGACCTGGCAGGGCGGCGGCAACATGATCGCCGACGTGACCTTCGAGAAGACCGTCTACCAGCCCGCCCCGATGCGGTTCGAGGCCGGGACCGGCAACATCGCCGACGCGGTGGGGCTGGGCGCGGCCATCGACTATCTCGACCGCATCGGCATGCCGGTCATCGCCGCCTACGAGCATTCCCTGCTGGAGTACGCCACCGCCGGCCTGTCGACGGTTCCCGGCCTGCGGCTGATCGGCACGGCGCGCGAGAAGGCCGGCGTCCTCTCCTTCGTTCTCGACGGCTGCCGGACGGAGGAGGTGGGCAGGGCGCTGGACCGGGAGGGCATCGCGGTGCGCTCCGGCCATCATTGCGCGCAGCCGATCCTGCGGCGCTTCGGGGTGGAGAGCACGGTGCGTCCGTCCCTGGCCTTCTACAACACCTGCGAGGACCTCGACGCGCTGACCGCCGCCCTGCACCGCATCCGCCACACGCTGGTCCGGCGCGGCCACTGA
- a CDS encoding methionine ABC transporter ATP-binding protein: MLWKRAAARRVAADPVPTAASDPSSPHILFDGVRKTYPGGVEALHAVSFAIPRGGVFGIIGRSGAGKSTLLRAINMLERPSGGRVLVDGIDVGGLDEEDLVRLRRRIGMIFQHFNLLSAKTVRENVGLPLKVAGIGAAEVRARVDELLDLVGLADKADVHPSKLSGGQKQRVGIARALVHRPEILLCDEATSALDPETTHAILALLRDINAKLGLTIVLITHDMAVIRAICDEVLVLDRGHRVEHGPVWSVFGTPQGDATRALLRPLRQGLPDDIARRLQPDPPKHGGGQAVLSLRFTGESHPEGIALASLLALAPDAKLLHGGIDRIQGHAQGDLLIAVPVATMRSAAGSRFSPDSWKVLGYVADDV, translated from the coding sequence ATGCTGTGGAAACGCGCCGCCGCGCGCAGGGTGGCCGCCGATCCGGTCCCGACCGCCGCAAGCGACCCGTCCTCGCCCCACATCCTGTTCGACGGCGTGCGCAAGACCTATCCCGGCGGGGTGGAGGCGCTGCACGCGGTGTCCTTCGCCATCCCGCGCGGCGGCGTCTTCGGCATCATCGGCCGCTCCGGCGCCGGCAAGTCGACCCTGCTGCGGGCGATCAACATGCTGGAACGGCCGAGCGGGGGGCGGGTGCTGGTCGACGGCATCGACGTCGGCGGGCTGGACGAGGAGGATCTCGTCCGCCTGCGCCGCCGCATCGGCATGATCTTCCAGCATTTCAATCTGCTGTCGGCCAAGACGGTGCGGGAGAATGTCGGCCTGCCGCTGAAGGTTGCCGGCATCGGTGCGGCCGAGGTCCGCGCGCGGGTGGACGAGCTGCTGGATCTGGTCGGGCTGGCCGACAAGGCCGACGTCCATCCGTCCAAGCTGTCGGGCGGGCAGAAGCAGCGTGTCGGCATCGCCCGGGCGCTGGTCCACCGGCCGGAAATCCTGCTGTGCGACGAGGCGACCTCGGCGCTCGATCCCGAGACCACCCACGCCATCCTCGCCCTGCTGCGCGACATCAACGCCAAGCTGGGGCTGACCATCGTGCTGATCACCCACGACATGGCGGTGATCCGGGCGATCTGCGACGAGGTGCTGGTGCTGGACCGCGGTCACCGGGTCGAGCATGGACCGGTCTGGTCGGTGTTCGGCACGCCGCAGGGGGACGCCACCCGCGCCCTGCTGCGCCCGCTGCGGCAGGGGCTGCCCGACGACATCGCCCGCCGGCTGCAGCCGGACCCGCCGAAGCATGGCGGCGGGCAGGCGGTGCTGTCGCTGCGCTTCACCGGCGAGAGCCACCCGGAGGGCATCGCGCTGGCCAGTCTGCTGGCGCTCGCCCCCGACGCCAAGCTGCTGCACGGCGGCATCGACCGCATCCAGGGCCATGCCCAGGGCGATCTTCTGATCGCCGTTCCGGTGGCGACGATGCGCTCGGCCGCCGGTTCCCGCTTCTCCCCCGATTCCTGGAAGGTTCTCGGCTATGTCGCCGACGATGTTTGA
- a CDS encoding MetQ/NlpA family lipoprotein, with amino-acid sequence MMGRLFGRVARALSNGAVLGIALGTVLSAGTGWAADPVHLKVGIRGGISEPIWEIVTKVARTRGLEIEPVVMAGTLSPNEALNTGDLQANAFQHIPFLRDQIAQRGYKLAVVGNTYLSPIAFYSKKYKSLKDLPNGAKVGVPDDPSNESRALIVLRDEGLLRLRDGFDAFNQTATLADLAENPRKLEIVEVKSVVLARSYQDLDAAAIISSFGSQVGLNAARDGIAQEKRDNNPNVNVIVVREQDKDVPWVKPLVESFQSPEVRAHIEKELAGILIPAF; translated from the coding sequence ATGATGGGTCGTCTTTTCGGGCGCGTCGCGCGCGCCCTGTCCAACGGTGCCGTGCTGGGCATCGCGCTGGGCACCGTTCTCTCCGCCGGCACGGGCTGGGCCGCGGATCCCGTCCATCTGAAGGTCGGCATCCGCGGCGGCATCAGCGAGCCGATCTGGGAGATCGTCACCAAGGTCGCCAGGACGCGCGGGCTGGAGATCGAGCCGGTGGTGATGGCCGGCACCCTCAGCCCCAACGAGGCGCTGAACACCGGCGACCTGCAGGCCAACGCCTTCCAGCACATCCCCTTCCTGCGCGACCAGATCGCCCAGCGGGGCTACAAGCTGGCCGTCGTCGGCAACACCTACCTGTCGCCCATCGCCTTCTATTCCAAGAAATACAAGTCGTTGAAGGATCTGCCCAACGGCGCGAAGGTCGGCGTCCCCGACGATCCCAGCAACGAAAGCCGCGCCCTGATCGTGCTGCGCGACGAAGGGCTGCTGCGCCTGCGCGACGGCTTCGACGCCTTCAACCAGACCGCCACCCTGGCCGACCTCGCCGAGAACCCGCGCAAGCTGGAGATCGTCGAGGTGAAATCGGTGGTGCTCGCGCGCTCCTACCAGGACCTGGACGCCGCGGCGATCATCTCCAGCTTCGGCTCGCAGGTCGGGTTGAACGCCGCGCGCGACGGCATCGCCCAGGAGAAGCGCGACAACAACCCCAACGTCAACGTCATCGTGGTGCGCGAGCAGGACAAGGATGTGCCCTGGGTCAAGCCGCTGGTCGAGTCCTTCCAGTCCCCCGAGGTCCGCGCCCACATCGAGAAAGAGCTGGCGGGCATCCTGATCCCCGCTTTCTGA